A part of Lagopus muta isolate bLagMut1 chromosome 26, bLagMut1 primary, whole genome shotgun sequence genomic DNA contains:
- the ABCA7 gene encoding phospholipid-transporting ATPase ABCA7 isoform X2, with protein MGCFSPRSRSHAAHNVGATRGAAMAVGTQLQLLLWKNLAYRRRQRVQLAIELLWPLFLFLVLVAVRRSHPPFQQHQCHFPNKALPSAGTLPWLQGILCNVHNPCFQQPTPGEAPGTVGNFGGSILSRLLADVHQALHRADGWQLLHHLAQLLPALRGRTALISSRLLQGDALTRLLHTNTSLLHQALVEGLSPRDEWMSLEMDDAVAALGPFLQSAESLLQELSSMGTVAELQREVTVLTAPGSSAVGAFEAVSRIACGHPEGGGLQVPSLNWYEDSDVGAFMHRNGSRRSTATPDNDTSSFCQELLRSLEAAPLSQLFWRGIKPLFVGKILYTPPSPATDRIMAEVNRTFQELAALRDTAGAALELGAHIRAILNGSQELRVLRELLLAPGTAPLLDGLLNGTSQSVLAQLLAGSAGPSWQQTLDEAERALGALSQLLGCVRLDKIEAVGSEEQLVARAMELLEERQFWAAVVFQPPLNATATALPPHVRYKIRMDIDDVTRTNKIKDRFWDPGPAADPFSDLRYVWGGFVYVQDLVEQAVVRVQTGSVPRVGVYLQQMPYPCYVDDVFLRVLNRSLPLFMTLAWIYSVAMIIKGVVHEKEARLKETMRSMGLSSGMLWLSWFLSSFIPFLLSSALLVLILKLGDILPYSNPAVIFLFLGTFSVATICQCFLISTFFPRANLASACGGILYFSLYLPYVLCVAWRDHVTFPLRVLVSLLSPVAFGFGCEYFSLYEEQGVGMQWHNLGTSPVPGDPYSFAMAMGLLLLDAVLYGLAAWYIEGVLPGQYGVPKPWNFPFLRSYWFGEPPSAGYPPYPSRPLTAPQVLVEEPPPQLQPGVSIRNLVKVYRSSSHVAVDGLSLDFYEGQITSFLGHNGAGKTTTMSILTGLLPPTSGTAYILGWDIRSDIDSIRKSMGMCPQHNVLFDILTVEEHIWFYGRLKGLAEEQVQAEMEQLLQDTGLPHKRQEQTRNLSGGMQRKLSVAIAFVGGSKVVVLDEPTAGVDPYSRRSIWELLLKYRKGRTIILSTHYMDEAELLGDRIAIISQGRLRCCGSPLFLKARLGTGYYLTLVKRESTELGAGGSGPTKKDGGTSEGGERDSEGSAADVPQLSALLQQHVPGSRLVEDIGREVLFVLPYSGARDGAFGELFRELDARLGELGISGYGISDTRLEEIFLKVAEDSGVDGGRTGNSNRTPLLGRGASPDKEGVKGAAAEEPAEEPQETDLLRGAAEGSRCVRGWALTRQQLRALFTKRLLHARRSTRGFFAQIVLPAVFVCVALLFSLIVPPFGRYPALRLEPGMYGHQFTFFSNDAPGDADTSRLLAALLAEPGFGTACMKDEAERTGPCPPASHPEGFRQPPVPPALLEALRRGNWTRAEPSPSCQCSGPGARRMLPECPTAAGGLPPPQVQRGTGDILLNLTGRNISDYLVKTYPQLIRQGLKTKKWVNEQRYGGFSLGAGSSQLLPSAEEVGSAVQELRELFNVTQGSPMDRLLGNLSHFFEGLDARRNIKVWFNNKGWHAMVAFLNVASNGLLRAQLPAGSDPALYGITAINHPLNLTKEQLSEAALMATSVDVLVSICVIFAMSFVPASFVLFLIEERVSKAKHLQFISGMKPVTYWLGNFAWDMCNYLVPALLVVLIFLCFQQKSYVSSANLPALVLLLLLYGWSITPLMYPASFLFSIPSTAYVALTCVNLFIGINGSVATFVLELFVDQKLNNINRILKKVFLIFPHFCLGRGLIDMVKNQAMADAFERFGDKRFVSPLSWDLVGKNMFAMAIEGIIFFLFTLLLQYRFFLRLRPRALQLPSLGDEDEDVARERMRVGSTARRSAVLLLKDLTKVYRYRRAPAVDRLCLAVPPSECFGLLGVNGAGKTSTFKMLTGDTEVTLGEAWLKGHSVLTDLQAVHQNMGYCPQFDAITELLTGREHLQFYSRLRGVPEEETPRVAQWGIAKLGLGPHADRLAGTYSGGNKRKLSTAIALLGSPPIIFLDEPTTGMDPGARRFLWDCILSLVREGRSVLLTSHSMEECEALCTRMAIMVNGRFRCLGSVQHLKNRFGDGYTVVVRAAGPGPELGTVQHLMQCSFPGIALQEQHGSTLQYRLPSHACSLAHVFGVLAAHCGQGSIQDYSVSQTTLDQVFVHFAREQSDGDPGQDVGSVQDATSGQDMTPVPGRRPMPFLKDDSYQESVV; from the exons ATGGGATGCTTCTCACCCCGCAGCCGGAGCCACGCAGCGCACAACGTCGGCGCTACACGCGGCGCAGCCATGGCTGTAGGGACGCAgctacagctgctgctctggaagAACCTCGCCTACCGCCGGCGGCAGCGG GTGCAGTTGGCCATCGAGCTGCTGTGGCCGCTCTTCCTCTTCCTGGTGCTGGTGGCCGTGCGGCGCTCCCACCcacccttccagcagcaccagt GTCATTTCCCCAACAAGGCGCTGCCATCAGCCGGGACGCTGCCTTGGCTGCAGGGCATCCTCTGCAACGTGCACAACCCCTGCTTCCAGCAGCCCACCCCTGGAGAGGCCCCTGGCACAGTGGGCAACTTTGGAGGCTCCAT CCTGTCCCGCCTGCTGGCTGATGTGCACCAGGCCCTGCACCGTGCTGATGGTTGGCAGCTCCTGCACCACCTcgcccagctcctgcctgcactGCGGGGCCGCACGGCGCTGATCTCATCCCGGCTGCTGCAGGGCGATGCCCTCACACGCCTCCTCCACACCAACACCTCGCTGCTGCACCAGGCATTGGTGGAGGGGCTCAGCCCACGTGAT GAGTGGATGAGCTTGGAGATGGACGATGCTGTGGCAGCCCTGGGTCCCTTCCTGCAGAGCGCTGAGTCCCTGCTACAGGAG CTCTCCTCCATGGGCACCGTGGCTGAGCTGCAACGTGAGGTCACAGTGCTGACAGCCCCTGGTTCCTCTGCTGTGGGCGCCTTTGAGGCCGTATCACGCATCGCCTGTGGGCACCCTGAGGGTGGGGGGCTGCAGGTGCCTTCCCTCAACTGGTACGAGGACAGCGATGTCGGTGCCTTCATGCACCGCAACGGCTCCAGGCGCAGCACGGCAACCCCCGACAACGACACCA GTTCCttctgccaggagctgctccgCAGCCTGGAGGCTGCCCCACTTTCGCAGCTCTTCTGGCGTGGCATCAAACCCCTGTTTGTGGGCAAGATCCTGTACACACCGCCCAGTCCTGCCACCGACCGCATCATGGCCGAG GTGAACCGCACCTTCCAGGAGCTGGCAGCGCTGCGGGACacagctggtgctgctctggAGCTGGGAGCCCACATCCGTGCCATTCTCAatggcagccaggagctgcGGGTGCTGCGG gagctgctgcttgcacCGGGCACGGCACCACTCCTGGATGGGCTCCTCAATGGCACCTCCCAGTCGGTGTTGGCACAGTTGCTGGCCGGGTCAGCAGggcccagctggcagcagacaCTGGATGAAGCGGAGCGGGCGCTGGGTGCTCTGTCACAGCTCCTGGGATGCGTCCGCCTGGACAAGATCGAGGCGGTGGGCAGCGAGGAGCAGCTGGTGGCCCGtgccatggagctgctggaggagaggcAGTTCTGGGCTGCTGTGGTCTTCCAGCCCCCCCTGAATGCCACGGCCACGGCGCTGCCCCCCCACGTGCGCTACAAGATCCGCATGGACATCGACGATGTCACGAGGACCAACAAGATCAAGGACAG GTTTTGGGACCCGGGCCCTGCAGCTGACCCATTCAGCGACCTGCGCTACGTGTGGGGTGGCTTTGTCTACGTGCAGGACCTGGTGGAGCAGGCGGTGGTGCGGGTGCAGACAGGCTCTGTCCCACGGGTGGGGGTCTACCTGCAGCAGATGCCCTATCCCTGCTACGTGGATGATGT GTTCCTGAGGGTGCTGAACCGCTCACTGCCGCTCTTCATGACGCTGGCGTGGATCTACTCGGTGGCCATGATCATCAAGGGGGTGGTGCATGAGAAGGAGGCGCGTCTCAAGGAGACCATGAGGAGCATGGGGCTGAGCAGCGGGATGCTCTGGCTCAGCTGGTTCCTCAGCAGCTTCATCCCCTTCCTCCTCAGCTCAGCTCTCCTCGTCCTCATCCTCAAG CTGGGAGACATCCTGCCCTACAGCAACCCGGCCgtcatcttcctcttcctcgGCACCTTCTCGGTGGCCACCATCTGTCAGTGCTTCCTCATCAGCACCTTCTTCCCCCGTGCCAACCTGGCCTCGGCGTGCGGTGGCATCCTTTACTTCTCTCTCTACCTGCCCTACGTGCTGTGTGTGGCATGGCGTGACCACGTCACCTTTCCTCTCCGCGTCCTCGTG agcctgctgtCCCCAGTGGCCTTTGGCTTTGGTTGTGAGTACTTCTCGCTGTATGAGGAGCAGGGGGTGGGCATGCAGTGGCACAACCTGGGCACCAGCCCTGTGCCGGGAGACCCCTACAGCTTCGCCATGGccatggggctgctgctgctggacgCTGTCCTCTATGGGCTGGCAGCCTGGTACATCGAGGGCGTCCTCCCAG GTCAGTACGGGGTCCCCAAGCCCTGGAATTTCCCCTTCCTGAGGAGCTACTGGTTTGGAGAGCCGCCCTCAGCTGGATACCCTCCCTACCCCAGCCGTCCTCTCACTGCACCCCAAG TGCTGGTGGAGGAGCCgcctccccagctgcagccaggagtTTCCATCCGCAACCTGGTGAAGGTTTACCGCAGCAGCAGCCATGTGGCCGTCGATGGGCTGAGCCTGGATTTCTACGAGGGGCAGATCACCTCCTTCCTGGGCCACAACGGGGCCGGCAAGACCACCACCAT gTCTATCCTGACCGGGCTGCTGCCCCCTACCTCCGGCACTGCCTACATCCTAGGCTGGGATATCCGTTCCGATATCGACAGCATCCGGAAGTCCATGGGGATGTGTCCGCAGCACAACGTGCTCTTTGATAT CCTGACAGTGGAGGAGCACATTTGGTTCTACGGGAGGCTGAAAGGGCTGGCGGAGGAGCAGGTGCAAGCGGAGatggagcagctgctccaggacACGGGGCTGCCCCACAAGCGCCAGGAGCAGACCAGGAACCTGTCGG GCGGCATGCAGCGGAAGCTCTCTGTGGCCATCGCCTTTGTGGGCGGCTCTAAGGTGGTGGTCCTGGATGAGCCCACAGCCGGGGTTGACCCCTACTCACGCCGCAGcatctgggagctgctgctcaaGTACCGCAAGG GGCGCACCATCATCCTCTCCACGCACTACATGGACGAAGCGGAGCTGCTGGGGGACCGCATCGCCATCATCTCGCAGGGCCGGCTCCGCTGCTGCGGGTCTCCGCTCTTcctcaaggccaggctgggcaCGGGTTACTACCTCACCCTGGTCAAGCGGGAGAGCACCGAGCTGGGCGCCGGCGGCTCCGGCCCTACCAAAAAG GACGGCGGCACCTCCGAGGGCGGAGAGCGGGACAGCGAGGGCAGCGCAGCGG ATGTGCCGCAGCTGTcggcactgctgcagcagcacgtCCCCGGCTCCAGGCTGGTGGAGGACATCGGGCGCGAGGTGCTTTTCGTGCTGCCCTACAGCGGGGCCAGGGACGGAGCTTTTGGGGAGCTCTTCCGGGAACTGGATGCGCGTTTGGGCGAGCTGGGCATCTCCGGCTACGGCATCTCGGACACGAGGCTGGAGGAG ATCTTTCTGAAAGTGGCCGAGGACAGCGGGGTGGATGGTGGCAGGACAG gcaacagcaacagaacaCCCCTGCTGGGAAGAGGAGCGAGCCCTGATAAAGAAGGGGTCAAGGGAGCAGCTGCCGAGGAGCCGG CGGAGGAGCCGCAAGAGACGGACCTGCTGCGTGGAGCGGCCGAGGGCAGCCGGTGCGTGCGGGGCTGGGCGCTCACCCGGCAGCAGCTCCGCGCTCTCTTCACCAAGCGGCTGCTCCACGCCCGGCGCAGCACGCGGGGCTTCTTCGCACAG ATCGTCCTGCCCGCTGTCTTTGTCTGCGTTGCGCTGCTCTTCAGCCTCATCGTGCCGCCCTTCGGGAGATACCCAGCGCTGCGCCTGGAGCCCGGGATGTACGGCCATCAGTTCACCTTCTTCAG CAATGACGCTCCGGGGGACGCGGACACGTCCCGGTTGCTGGCCGCGCTCCTGGCCGAACCGGGCTTCGGTACCGCGTGCATGAAGGACGAGGCGGAGCG AACGGGGCCGTGCCCACCTGCGTCCCACCCCGAAGGCTTCAGGCAGCCCCCGGTTCCCCCGGCCTTGCTGGAAGCTCTGCGGCGTGGGAACTGGACACGAGCTGAGCCGTCCCCCTCCTGCCAGTGCAGCGGGCCGGGGGCGCGCAGGATGCTGCCCGAGTGCCCCACGGCCGCCGGAGGGCTCCCACCACCCCAG GTGCAAAGGGGCACAGGGGACATCCTGCTGAACCTGACGGGCAGGAACATCTCTGACTACCTGGTGAAAACCTACCCCCAGCTCATTCGCCAGGG GCTCAAAACCAAGAAGTGGGTAAACGAGCAGAG GTATGGTGGCTTCTCCCTGGGTGCCGGTAGCTCGCAGCTCCTTCCATCAGCAGAGGAGGTGGGCAGCGCAGTGCAGGAGTTGAGAGAACTCTTCAATGTCACCCAG GGCAGCCCCATGGATCGgctcctgggcaacctgagccATTTCTTCGAGGGTTTGGATGCACGCAGGAACATCAAG GTGTGGTTCAACAACAAGGGCTGGCACGCCATGGTCGCCTTCCTCAACGTGGCCAGCAACGGGCTGCTGAGGGCACAGCTCCCCGCAGGCTCTGACCCTGCACTCTATGGCATCACGGCCATCAACCACCCTCTGAACCTCACCAAGGAGCAGCTCTCAGAGGCTGCACT gatggCCACATCGGTGGACGTGCTGGTCTCCATCTGTGTGATCTTCGCCATGTCCTTCGTCCCAGCCAGCTTTGTGCTCTTCCTCATTGAGGAGCGGGTCAGCAAGGCCAAGCATCTGCAGTTCATCAGCGGGATGAAGCCCGTCACCTATTGGCTGGGCAACTTTGCTTGGGACATG TGCAACTACCTGGTCCCCGCGCTGCTGGTTGtcctcatcttcctctgcttccagcagaagTCCTATGTGTCCTCAGCCAACCTGCctgccctggtgctgctgctgctgctctacGG GTGGTCCATCACCCCCCTGATGTACCCGGCCTCCTTCCTCTtcagcatccccagcactgcctACGTGGCCCTGACATGTGTCAACCTCTTCATTGGCATCAATGGCAGCGTGGCCACCTTCGTGCTGGAGCTCTTTGTGGACCAG AAGCTCAACAACATCAACCGCATCCTGAAGAAAGTCTTCCTCATCTTCCCCCACTTCTGCCTGGGCCGAGGCCTCATTGACATGGTGAAGAACCAGGCGATGGCCGATGCCTTCGAGAGGTTTG GAGACAAGCGCTTCGTGTCCCCGCTGTCCTGGGACCTAGTAGGAAAGAACATGTTTGCCATGGCCATCGAGGGcatcatcttcttcctcttcacctTACTGCTGCAGTACCGCTTCTTCCTGCGGCTCCG GCCccgtgctctgcagctgccctcactgggggatgaggatgaggatgtaGCCCGGGAGCGGATGCGGGTGGGCAGCACCGCACGGCGCAGCGCCGTCCTGCTGCTGAAGGACCTGACCAAG GTGTATCGGTACCGGCGCGCTCCAGCAGTGGACCGGCTGTGCCTGGCTGTTCCACCTAGTGAA TGCTTCGGGCTGCTGGGGGTGAATGGTGCTGGGAAGACATCCACCTTCAAGATGCTGACGGGAGACACAGAAGTGACACTGGGGGAGGCCTGGCTGAAGGGACACAG CGTGCTCACCGACCTGCAGGCTGTCCATCAGAACATGGGGTACTGCCCGCAGTTTGATGCCATCACGGAGCTGCTGACAGGGCGGGAGCATCTGCAGTTCTACAGCCGTTTGCGTGGGGTGCCGGAGGAGGAGACCCCCAGG GTGGCTCAGTGGGGCATTGCCAAACTGGGCTTGGGACCACATGCAGACCGCCTGGCAGGCACTTATAGTGGGGGCAACAAGCGCAAGCTGTCCACGGCCATCGCCCTGCTTGGAAGCCCCCCCATCATTTTCCTG GATGAACCCACGACGGGGATGGACCCAGGTGCCCGACGCTTCTTGTGGGACTGCATCCTCAGCCTGGTCAGGGAGGGCCGTTCCGTGCTGCTCACATCCCACAG CATGGAGGAGTGCGAGGCGCTGTGCACCAGGATGGCCATCATGGTCAACGGCCGATTCCGCTGCCTGGGCAGCGTGCAGCACCTCAAGAACCG GTTTGGGGATGGGTACACAGTGGTGGtgcgggcggcggggcccggcccTGAGCTGGGCACTGTGCAGCACCTGATGCAGTGCAGCTTTCCCGGCATCGcgctgcaggagcagcacggCAGCACGCTGCAGTACCGCCTGCCTTCCCATGCCTGCTCCTTGGCACACGTGTTCGGCGTGCTGGCAGCGCACTGCGGGCAGGGCTCCATCCAGGACTACTCTGTGTCCCAGACCACCCTTGACCAG gtctTCGTGCACTTTGCCAGGGAGCAGAGCGACGGGGACCCGGGGCAGGACGTGGGATCCGTGCAGGATGCAACCTCAGGGCAGGATATGACCCCAGTGCCCGGGAGGCGGCCGATGCCTTTTCTAAAGGACGACAGCTATCAGGAGAGCGTGGTCTGA